In a single window of the Gadus chalcogrammus isolate NIFS_2021 chromosome 20, NIFS_Gcha_1.0, whole genome shotgun sequence genome:
- the sgo2 gene encoding uncharacterized protein sgo2 isoform X1, protein MSSGIKMTTIKFSKQTDLGVLASKIKNKMLNSSSFFKISLKTNNRALAGALQAQREKSNNLQMEIIGLLKQVDALLFERASMRYKHKQLVLMVKELRSTTMHQLSSMADILSSEDDDCNNQQDDADGGDVENKSLLPCQPQPLTEAHHSPIKTLVDLTHTIGGVQGQPSNDMKIDKEGENTSDEAGQLARWRTTSQSSSLREDVEQYSRTQPGRDSHSMLPSCPQNSHTPAAVVASESKRLSVSVDLQKSSAQELTTTTTASNNNNNTTTSNNDNDHRGGQEVTLLLNTTMEMTVRDATEIIIVDTKKKSRNTNEPKIKDQAAPVVKAKKEKKRNKKPGRPEDIDSTECGLVETQHVHTAALPLSEDRTEVASGTHKVVSRIPRFGKAKACDGPNTIQKKPQSYPSIALPEYRGCDVVEPDRHVPTVREDARWSPNHVFSEDGNAKKKLRRTNVASNPPRVIKRKTPIPLMNLSNAETQRTSNGKTTEEVDTAYSDAFSGQLLESQQLPVASNDNTHFELGGGDLGFPEAGHPESKDLNLNRELRKTFVVTRDGSSWESFSPDISTGASILTPSSASPRGSEGQQDASVASSPRQVSEATLHRFSGPNYCDKVDVSDQTHLPRKRPYEEVQGHEATCSNGIRAAWSEQSACPFNVRKKKVEKSRHQQSHSPQGYGPQDQELPPHQDDTQTGKVVLDGTQKKSILSLRTSRVAAGTYNEESPQHIAETVDVSPDTWVPKRLPPPSRSKKSNSKKIFSTSSGTTRKNFVAFDNKRMSDVLTSDGGMDQCLTSLLLDERPPWETPDVSLRDLDMEDHYVPTPKKAVLATVTGLKEPPPNTVNAFTARRGLMSVTNTITDSGDVGGRTRRPKASVNYKEPGLTCKLRRGDSHTDTSLLMAPIYKEKKKKKQTKMANKQRPESSLSLGFLVDESQNPV, encoded by the exons ATGTCATCGGGGATAAAAATGACAACCATAAAGTTTTCGAAGCAGACTGATCTTGGAGTCTTGGCCTCCAAGATCAAAAACAAGATGCTCA ATAGTTCATCTTTTTTTAAGATCTCTTTGAAGACGAACAACAGGGCATTAGCTGGTGCTCtgcaggcccagagagagaagagcaacAACCTGCAGATGGAAATTATTGGCCTCCTGAAACAAGTGGATGCTCTGTTATTTGAAAGGGCTTCCATGAGATACAAGCATAAGCAGTTG GTTCTTATGGTAAAGGAACTCCGTAGCACCACCATGCATCAGTTAAGCAGTATGGCTGACATCCTATCCTCAGAAGAC gaTGACTGTAACAACCAACAAGACGATGCAGATGGTGGCGATGTTGAGAATAAAAG TCTATTACCCTGCCAACCGCAACCCTTAACTGAGGCACATCACTCACCAATCAAAACACTGGTAGATTTGACTCATACTATCGGTGGTGTACAAGGCCAGCCATCAAACGATATGA AAATCGATAAAGAGGGGGAAAATACTTCTGATGAAGCTGGGCAGTTGGCCCGATGGAGAACAACCAGTCAATCCAGTAGCTTGAGGGAGGATGTGGAACAGTATTCCAGGACTCAGCCCGGACGGGACAGTCACTCTATGCTGCCTTCATGCCCTCAAAACAGTCACACCCCTGCAGCTGTTGTTGCATCTGAAAGCAAACGATTGAGCGTTTCTGTCGATCTTCAGAAAAGCTCAGCCCAGGAgttgaccaccaccaccaccgcctccaacaacaacaacaacaccaccacctccaacaacGATAACGACCACAGAGGCGGACAGGAGGTGACTTTGCTCCTGAACACCACCATGGAGATGACCGTGAGGGATGCCACTGAAATAATCATCGTCGACACCAAGAAGAAATCCCGAAACACAAACGAGCCTAAAATTAAAGACCAAGCCGCACCAGTGGTAAAGgcaaagaaggaaaagaaaagaaacaagaAACCAGGGAGGCCAGAAGACATAGACTCTACAGAGTGCGGGTTAGTAGAAACCCAACATGTGCACACTGCTGCTCTGCCACTATCAGAGGATCGTACAGAAGTGGCCTCCGGTACACATAAGGTTGTGTCTCGCATCCCCAGATTTGGCAAGGCTAAAGCTTGTGACGGACCGAACACGATACAGAAGAAACCTCAGAGTTACCCGAGTATTGCCTTACCTGAGTATAGAGGCTGTGACGTCGTAGAGCCTGACAGACACGTCCCCACAGTCAGGGAAGATGCAAGATGGTCACCCAATCATGTTTTTTCAGAGGACGGAAACGCTAAAAAGAAATTAAGAAGGACTAATGTCGCTTCAAATCCACCAAGAGTAATCAAAAGGAAAACCCCTATCCCATTAATGAACCTCTCTAATGCTGAAACACAAAGAACATCTAATGGCAAAACTACAGAGGAAGTAGACACCGCCTATAGTGATGCATTCAGCGGCCAACTGCTGGAGAGTCAACAACTTCCTGTGGCCTCTAATGACAACACACATTTTGAGCTTGGGGGCGGGGACTTGGGTTTTCCAGAGGCTGGTCACCCTGAGAGCAAGGATCTTAACCTTAACAGAGAACTCAGGAAGACTTTTGTGGTGACGAGGGATGGGTCCTCGTGGGAAAGCTTCTCACCAGATATCAGTACTGGAGCCAGCATCCTGACGCCATCTTCAGCATCTCCGCGTGGGTCAGAAGGACAACAAGATGCCTCAGTTGCAAGTTCACCGAGGCAGGTTTCGGAAGCCACTCTGCACAGGTTCTCCGGTCCTAATTACTGTGACAAGGTAGATGTTTCGGATCAGACCCATTTGCCACGCAAGCGTCCCTACGAGGAAGTTCAGGGGCACGAGGCCACCTGTTCCAATGGGATAAGAGCAGCATGGAGTGAGCAATCAGCATGTCCTTTCAACGTCAGAAAGAAGAAAGTAGAGAAGAGTAGGCACCAACAGAGCCACAGCCCTCAAGGGTACGGGCCTCAAGATCAGGAACTGCCACCTCACCAGGACGACACGCAAACAGGAAAGGTTGTTCTGGACGGTACACAGAAAAAGTCAATTTTGTCTCTCAGAACCAGCAGAGTAGCTGCTGGTACGTACAACGAGGAGTCGCCTCAACACATCGCTGAGACGGTCGATGTCTCTCCGGATACATGGGTTCCTAAAAGGCTCCCACCACCGTCCCGTTCCAAAAAGAGCAACAGTAAGAAGATCTTTTCCACTTCCTCCGGCACAACAAGGAAAAACTTTGTGGCCTTCGACAACAAAAGGATGTCAGATGTCCTCACGAGCGACGGGGGGATGGACCAGTGTCTTACGAGCCTGCTGCTGGATGAGAGGCCGCCATGGGAGACCCCAGATGTCAGCCTCAGGGATCTGGATATGGAGGACCACTATGTCCCTACTCCCAAGAAAGCCGTCTTGGCCACGGTGACGGGGTTGAAGGAGCCGCCGCCAAATACAGTCAACGCTTTCACAG CAAGAAGAGGTTTAATGTCCGTTACCAACACCATTACAGACAGTGGAGATGTCGGTGGTCGAACAAGAAGACCAAAGGCGTCTGTGAACTATAAGGAGCCCGGCCTAACGTG CAAATTGAGGCGCGGAGACAGTCACACGGACACCAGTCTCCTGATGGCTCCTATTTAtaaggaaaaaaagaagaagaaacagacCAAGATGGCGAACAAGCAAAGACCAGAAAGCAGTCTTAGTTTAGGTTTTTTAGTAGATGAAAGTCAAAACCCTGTTTGA
- the sgo2 gene encoding uncharacterized protein sgo2 isoform X2: MSSGIKMTTIKFSKQTDLGVLASKIKNKMLNSSSFFKISLKTNNRALAGALQAQREKSNNLQMEIIGLLKQVDALLFERASMRYKHKQLVLMVKELRSTTMHQLSSMADILSSEDDDCNNQQDDADGGDVENKSLLPCQPQPLTEAHHSPIKTLVDLTHTIGGVQGQPSNDMKIDKEGENTSDEAGQLARWRTTSQSSSLREDVEQYSRTQPGRDSHSMLPSCPQNSHTPAAVVASESKRLSVSVDLQKSSAQELTTTTTASNNNNNTTTSNNDNDHRGGQEVTLLLNTTMEMTVRDATEIIIVDTKKKSRNTNEPKIKDQAAPVVKAKKEKKRNKKPGRPEDIDSTECGLVETQHVHTAALPLSEDRTEVASGTHKVVSRIPRFGKAKACDGPNTIQKKPQSYPSIALPEYRGCDVVEPDRHVPTVREDARWSPNHVFSEDGNAKKKLRRTNVASNPPRVIKRKTPIPLMNLSNAETQRTSNGKTTEEVDTAYSDAFSGQLLESQQLPVASNDNTHFELGGGDLGFPEAGHPESKDLNLNRELRKTFVVTRDGSSWESFSPDISTGASILTPSSASPRGSEGQQDASVASSPRQVSEATLHRFSGPNYCDKVDVSDQTHLPRKRPYEEVQGHEATCSNGIRAAWSEQSACPFNVRKKKVEKSRHQQSHSPQGYGPQDQELPPHQDDTQTGKVVLDGTQKKSILSLRTSRVAAGTYNEESPQHIAETVDVSPDTWVPKRLPPPSRSKKSNSKKIFSTSSGTTRKNFVAFDNKRMSDVLTSDGGMDQCLTSLLLDERPPWETPDVSLRDLDMEDHYVPTPKKAVLATVTGLKEPPPNTVNAFTDSGDVGGRTRRPKASVNYKEPGLTCKLRRGDSHTDTSLLMAPIYKEKKKKKQTKMANKQRPESSLSLGFLVDESQNPV; this comes from the exons ATGTCATCGGGGATAAAAATGACAACCATAAAGTTTTCGAAGCAGACTGATCTTGGAGTCTTGGCCTCCAAGATCAAAAACAAGATGCTCA ATAGTTCATCTTTTTTTAAGATCTCTTTGAAGACGAACAACAGGGCATTAGCTGGTGCTCtgcaggcccagagagagaagagcaacAACCTGCAGATGGAAATTATTGGCCTCCTGAAACAAGTGGATGCTCTGTTATTTGAAAGGGCTTCCATGAGATACAAGCATAAGCAGTTG GTTCTTATGGTAAAGGAACTCCGTAGCACCACCATGCATCAGTTAAGCAGTATGGCTGACATCCTATCCTCAGAAGAC gaTGACTGTAACAACCAACAAGACGATGCAGATGGTGGCGATGTTGAGAATAAAAG TCTATTACCCTGCCAACCGCAACCCTTAACTGAGGCACATCACTCACCAATCAAAACACTGGTAGATTTGACTCATACTATCGGTGGTGTACAAGGCCAGCCATCAAACGATATGA AAATCGATAAAGAGGGGGAAAATACTTCTGATGAAGCTGGGCAGTTGGCCCGATGGAGAACAACCAGTCAATCCAGTAGCTTGAGGGAGGATGTGGAACAGTATTCCAGGACTCAGCCCGGACGGGACAGTCACTCTATGCTGCCTTCATGCCCTCAAAACAGTCACACCCCTGCAGCTGTTGTTGCATCTGAAAGCAAACGATTGAGCGTTTCTGTCGATCTTCAGAAAAGCTCAGCCCAGGAgttgaccaccaccaccaccgcctccaacaacaacaacaacaccaccacctccaacaacGATAACGACCACAGAGGCGGACAGGAGGTGACTTTGCTCCTGAACACCACCATGGAGATGACCGTGAGGGATGCCACTGAAATAATCATCGTCGACACCAAGAAGAAATCCCGAAACACAAACGAGCCTAAAATTAAAGACCAAGCCGCACCAGTGGTAAAGgcaaagaaggaaaagaaaagaaacaagaAACCAGGGAGGCCAGAAGACATAGACTCTACAGAGTGCGGGTTAGTAGAAACCCAACATGTGCACACTGCTGCTCTGCCACTATCAGAGGATCGTACAGAAGTGGCCTCCGGTACACATAAGGTTGTGTCTCGCATCCCCAGATTTGGCAAGGCTAAAGCTTGTGACGGACCGAACACGATACAGAAGAAACCTCAGAGTTACCCGAGTATTGCCTTACCTGAGTATAGAGGCTGTGACGTCGTAGAGCCTGACAGACACGTCCCCACAGTCAGGGAAGATGCAAGATGGTCACCCAATCATGTTTTTTCAGAGGACGGAAACGCTAAAAAGAAATTAAGAAGGACTAATGTCGCTTCAAATCCACCAAGAGTAATCAAAAGGAAAACCCCTATCCCATTAATGAACCTCTCTAATGCTGAAACACAAAGAACATCTAATGGCAAAACTACAGAGGAAGTAGACACCGCCTATAGTGATGCATTCAGCGGCCAACTGCTGGAGAGTCAACAACTTCCTGTGGCCTCTAATGACAACACACATTTTGAGCTTGGGGGCGGGGACTTGGGTTTTCCAGAGGCTGGTCACCCTGAGAGCAAGGATCTTAACCTTAACAGAGAACTCAGGAAGACTTTTGTGGTGACGAGGGATGGGTCCTCGTGGGAAAGCTTCTCACCAGATATCAGTACTGGAGCCAGCATCCTGACGCCATCTTCAGCATCTCCGCGTGGGTCAGAAGGACAACAAGATGCCTCAGTTGCAAGTTCACCGAGGCAGGTTTCGGAAGCCACTCTGCACAGGTTCTCCGGTCCTAATTACTGTGACAAGGTAGATGTTTCGGATCAGACCCATTTGCCACGCAAGCGTCCCTACGAGGAAGTTCAGGGGCACGAGGCCACCTGTTCCAATGGGATAAGAGCAGCATGGAGTGAGCAATCAGCATGTCCTTTCAACGTCAGAAAGAAGAAAGTAGAGAAGAGTAGGCACCAACAGAGCCACAGCCCTCAAGGGTACGGGCCTCAAGATCAGGAACTGCCACCTCACCAGGACGACACGCAAACAGGAAAGGTTGTTCTGGACGGTACACAGAAAAAGTCAATTTTGTCTCTCAGAACCAGCAGAGTAGCTGCTGGTACGTACAACGAGGAGTCGCCTCAACACATCGCTGAGACGGTCGATGTCTCTCCGGATACATGGGTTCCTAAAAGGCTCCCACCACCGTCCCGTTCCAAAAAGAGCAACAGTAAGAAGATCTTTTCCACTTCCTCCGGCACAACAAGGAAAAACTTTGTGGCCTTCGACAACAAAAGGATGTCAGATGTCCTCACGAGCGACGGGGGGATGGACCAGTGTCTTACGAGCCTGCTGCTGGATGAGAGGCCGCCATGGGAGACCCCAGATGTCAGCCTCAGGGATCTGGATATGGAGGACCACTATGTCCCTACTCCCAAGAAAGCCGTCTTGGCCACGGTGACGGGGTTGAAGGAGCCGCCGCCAAATACAGTCAACGCTTTCACAG ACAGTGGAGATGTCGGTGGTCGAACAAGAAGACCAAAGGCGTCTGTGAACTATAAGGAGCCCGGCCTAACGTG CAAATTGAGGCGCGGAGACAGTCACACGGACACCAGTCTCCTGATGGCTCCTATTTAtaaggaaaaaaagaagaagaaacagacCAAGATGGCGAACAAGCAAAGACCAGAAAGCAGTCTTAGTTTAGGTTTTTTAGTAGATGAAAGTCAAAACCCTGTTTGA
- the sgo2 gene encoding uncharacterized protein sgo2 isoform X3: protein MSSGIKMTTIKFSKQTDLGVLASKIKNKMLNSSSFFKISLKTNNRALAGALQAQREKSNNLQMEIIGLLKQVDALLFERASMRYKHKQLVLMVKELRSTTMHQLSSMADILSSEDDDCNNQQDDADGGDVENKSLLPCQPQPLTEAHHSPIKTLVDLTHTIGGVQGQPSNDMKIDKEGENTSDEAGQLARWRTTSQSSSLREDVEQYSRTQPGRDSHSMLPSCPQNSHTPAAVVASESKRLSVSVDLQKSSAQELTTTTTASNNNNNTTTSNNDNDHRGGQEVTLLLNTTMEMTVRDATEIIIVDTKKKSRNTNEPKIKDQAAPVVKAKKEKKRNKKPGRPEDIDSTECGFGKAKACDGPNTIQKKPQSYPSIALPEYRGCDVVEPDRHVPTVREDARWSPNHVFSEDGNAKKKLRRTNVASNPPRVIKRKTPIPLMNLSNAETQRTSNGKTTEEVDTAYSDAFSGQLLESQQLPVASNDNTHFELGGGDLGFPEAGHPESKDLNLNRELRKTFVVTRDGSSWESFSPDISTGASILTPSSASPRGSEGQQDASVASSPRQVSEATLHRFSGPNYCDKVDVSDQTHLPRKRPYEEVQGHEATCSNGIRAAWSEQSACPFNVRKKKVEKSRHQQSHSPQGYGPQDQELPPHQDDTQTGKVVLDGTQKKSILSLRTSRVAAGTYNEESPQHIAETVDVSPDTWVPKRLPPPSRSKKSNSKKIFSTSSGTTRKNFVAFDNKRMSDVLTSDGGMDQCLTSLLLDERPPWETPDVSLRDLDMEDHYVPTPKKAVLATVTGLKEPPPNTVNAFTARRGLMSVTNTITDSGDVGGRTRRPKASVNYKEPGLTCKLRRGDSHTDTSLLMAPIYKEKKKKKQTKMANKQRPESSLSLGFLVDESQNPV from the exons ATGTCATCGGGGATAAAAATGACAACCATAAAGTTTTCGAAGCAGACTGATCTTGGAGTCTTGGCCTCCAAGATCAAAAACAAGATGCTCA ATAGTTCATCTTTTTTTAAGATCTCTTTGAAGACGAACAACAGGGCATTAGCTGGTGCTCtgcaggcccagagagagaagagcaacAACCTGCAGATGGAAATTATTGGCCTCCTGAAACAAGTGGATGCTCTGTTATTTGAAAGGGCTTCCATGAGATACAAGCATAAGCAGTTG GTTCTTATGGTAAAGGAACTCCGTAGCACCACCATGCATCAGTTAAGCAGTATGGCTGACATCCTATCCTCAGAAGAC gaTGACTGTAACAACCAACAAGACGATGCAGATGGTGGCGATGTTGAGAATAAAAG TCTATTACCCTGCCAACCGCAACCCTTAACTGAGGCACATCACTCACCAATCAAAACACTGGTAGATTTGACTCATACTATCGGTGGTGTACAAGGCCAGCCATCAAACGATATGA AAATCGATAAAGAGGGGGAAAATACTTCTGATGAAGCTGGGCAGTTGGCCCGATGGAGAACAACCAGTCAATCCAGTAGCTTGAGGGAGGATGTGGAACAGTATTCCAGGACTCAGCCCGGACGGGACAGTCACTCTATGCTGCCTTCATGCCCTCAAAACAGTCACACCCCTGCAGCTGTTGTTGCATCTGAAAGCAAACGATTGAGCGTTTCTGTCGATCTTCAGAAAAGCTCAGCCCAGGAgttgaccaccaccaccaccgcctccaacaacaacaacaacaccaccacctccaacaacGATAACGACCACAGAGGCGGACAGGAGGTGACTTTGCTCCTGAACACCACCATGGAGATGACCGTGAGGGATGCCACTGAAATAATCATCGTCGACACCAAGAAGAAATCCCGAAACACAAACGAGCCTAAAATTAAAGACCAAGCCGCACCAGTGGTAAAGgcaaagaaggaaaagaaaagaaacaagaAACCAGGGAGGCCAGAAGACATAGACTCTACAGAGTGCGG ATTTGGCAAGGCTAAAGCTTGTGACGGACCGAACACGATACAGAAGAAACCTCAGAGTTACCCGAGTATTGCCTTACCTGAGTATAGAGGCTGTGACGTCGTAGAGCCTGACAGACACGTCCCCACAGTCAGGGAAGATGCAAGATGGTCACCCAATCATGTTTTTTCAGAGGACGGAAACGCTAAAAAGAAATTAAGAAGGACTAATGTCGCTTCAAATCCACCAAGAGTAATCAAAAGGAAAACCCCTATCCCATTAATGAACCTCTCTAATGCTGAAACACAAAGAACATCTAATGGCAAAACTACAGAGGAAGTAGACACCGCCTATAGTGATGCATTCAGCGGCCAACTGCTGGAGAGTCAACAACTTCCTGTGGCCTCTAATGACAACACACATTTTGAGCTTGGGGGCGGGGACTTGGGTTTTCCAGAGGCTGGTCACCCTGAGAGCAAGGATCTTAACCTTAACAGAGAACTCAGGAAGACTTTTGTGGTGACGAGGGATGGGTCCTCGTGGGAAAGCTTCTCACCAGATATCAGTACTGGAGCCAGCATCCTGACGCCATCTTCAGCATCTCCGCGTGGGTCAGAAGGACAACAAGATGCCTCAGTTGCAAGTTCACCGAGGCAGGTTTCGGAAGCCACTCTGCACAGGTTCTCCGGTCCTAATTACTGTGACAAGGTAGATGTTTCGGATCAGACCCATTTGCCACGCAAGCGTCCCTACGAGGAAGTTCAGGGGCACGAGGCCACCTGTTCCAATGGGATAAGAGCAGCATGGAGTGAGCAATCAGCATGTCCTTTCAACGTCAGAAAGAAGAAAGTAGAGAAGAGTAGGCACCAACAGAGCCACAGCCCTCAAGGGTACGGGCCTCAAGATCAGGAACTGCCACCTCACCAGGACGACACGCAAACAGGAAAGGTTGTTCTGGACGGTACACAGAAAAAGTCAATTTTGTCTCTCAGAACCAGCAGAGTAGCTGCTGGTACGTACAACGAGGAGTCGCCTCAACACATCGCTGAGACGGTCGATGTCTCTCCGGATACATGGGTTCCTAAAAGGCTCCCACCACCGTCCCGTTCCAAAAAGAGCAACAGTAAGAAGATCTTTTCCACTTCCTCCGGCACAACAAGGAAAAACTTTGTGGCCTTCGACAACAAAAGGATGTCAGATGTCCTCACGAGCGACGGGGGGATGGACCAGTGTCTTACGAGCCTGCTGCTGGATGAGAGGCCGCCATGGGAGACCCCAGATGTCAGCCTCAGGGATCTGGATATGGAGGACCACTATGTCCCTACTCCCAAGAAAGCCGTCTTGGCCACGGTGACGGGGTTGAAGGAGCCGCCGCCAAATACAGTCAACGCTTTCACAG CAAGAAGAGGTTTAATGTCCGTTACCAACACCATTACAGACAGTGGAGATGTCGGTGGTCGAACAAGAAGACCAAAGGCGTCTGTGAACTATAAGGAGCCCGGCCTAACGTG CAAATTGAGGCGCGGAGACAGTCACACGGACACCAGTCTCCTGATGGCTCCTATTTAtaaggaaaaaaagaagaagaaacagacCAAGATGGCGAACAAGCAAAGACCAGAAAGCAGTCTTAGTTTAGGTTTTTTAGTAGATGAAAGTCAAAACCCTGTTTGA